A genomic segment from Orientia tsutsugamushi str. Boryong encodes:
- a CDS encoding metal ABC transporter substrate-binding protein: MICFNLKLFRISVVVFFVFNYCSINIVLAQKKLQIVTSNTPIAAIVKAIVKDLAKVESLEFGQTGCSHGYQLRPGDIYKVQSADLIIYIDDRFEHYMTKLSSFFQSQVIRLSEIEGINLIRNGASNNWHVWYDINNIKLISLELYNLFEKKFDSYARRVLFENYQKLIIQLNIIQEKQIDLFKILSTDIIVLDSAIEYFFYCNKAKVIKVPTNCHGAVTLSAMQQIKSLSKERSLCLILGQRHEITHLSALFNNKIKVVRLNSEMWPTKEGIDDELILSKLYDIIAKLHDCL, translated from the coding sequence ATGATTTGTTTTAACCTTAAATTATTTAGGATAAGTGTAGTAGTTTTTTTTGTATTTAATTATTGTAGTATTAATATTGTTCTTGCTCAAAAGAAGCTTCAAATTGTTACTTCTAATACTCCAATTGCAGCAATTGTAAAAGCTATAGTTAAAGATCTAGCAAAAGTAGAAAGCTTAGAATTTGGGCAAACAGGTTGTTCTCACGGTTATCAGTTAAGACCAGGTGATATTTATAAAGTTCAATCTGCAGATTTAATAATATATATAGACGATAGATTTGAGCATTATATGACTAAACTATCGTCTTTTTTTCAGTCGCAAGTAATTAGATTATCTGAAATTGAAGGAATAAACTTAATTCGTAACGGAGCAAGTAATAATTGGCATGTTTGGTATGATATTAATAATATTAAATTAATATCATTAGAGCTTTATAACCTATTTGAAAAAAAATTCGATTCTTATGCAAGGCGAGTACTATTTGAAAATTATCAAAAACTTATTATACAGTTAAATATAATTCAGGAGAAACAGATTGATCTGTTTAAAATTTTATCTACAGATATTATAGTGTTGGATAGTGCTATTGAGTATTTTTTTTACTGTAATAAAGCAAAAGTTATAAAAGTGCCTACTAATTGCCATGGAGCAGTTACTTTAAGTGCTATGCAACAAATTAAATCCTTATCTAAGGAAAGATCTTTATGTCTGATATTAGGGCAGAGACATGAAATAACGCATCTGAGTGCATTATTTAATAATAAAATTAAAGTTGTTAGACTAAATAGTGAAATGTGGCCTACTAAGGAAGGTATTGATGATGAACTGATTTTATCTAAGTTATATGATATTATTGCTAAGTTACATGATTGTTTATGA
- a CDS encoding CCA tRNA nucleotidyltransferase, which produces MTEIPICIIFPSQNIEKLLLMLATPIKSARIIGGSIRNIILGQPVNDIDIATPLLPEQVMDLLKLNNIKCYATGIKFGTVTAVIKREKFEITTLRQDVQCYGRHAKVEFSNDYFEDARRRDFTINALSYSFEQSLLYDYFNGLQDLKDRRVIFIGDSDTRIQEDVLRILRFFRFSSYYARSIDQEGYQSCAKHAKSLTILSKERVIQELSKIIISPNAYETLVKMAEINITYYIGLRLKLNLPVFKNVTTIAKKKSILPNVIVLYSVLLSSNDVQDLKEILSNLRFSKAMIRKIVRLCIFFSECQSKNALFLIRKYWLTRVDNIDDYVNLALLLGCISDEEANMFKQQVYELIPKLPVSGSDLKELGFKKQAIQEVLLYLKHAWINSDFTLNKQELIDLLKL; this is translated from the coding sequence ATGACAGAAATTCCTATCTGCATAATATTTCCATCACAAAATATTGAAAAGTTGTTGCTGATGCTTGCTACTCCTATAAAGTCTGCTCGCATTATAGGAGGTTCAATACGTAATATTATATTAGGTCAGCCAGTTAATGATATTGACATTGCAACACCATTGCTTCCAGAACAAGTAATGGATTTACTCAAATTAAACAATATAAAGTGTTATGCTACTGGCATTAAGTTTGGTACAGTAACAGCTGTAATAAAGCGAGAAAAATTTGAAATTACAACTTTAAGACAAGATGTACAATGCTATGGCAGGCATGCTAAGGTAGAATTTTCAAATGATTACTTTGAAGATGCAAGAAGGCGTGATTTTACCATTAATGCTCTTAGTTATTCATTTGAGCAGAGTTTATTATACGATTATTTTAATGGTCTGCAGGATTTAAAAGATAGAAGAGTGATATTTATTGGTGATTCTGATACTCGTATTCAAGAGGATGTTTTAAGAATTTTAAGGTTTTTTAGATTTTCATCATATTATGCCAGATCTATCGATCAAGAAGGATATCAATCGTGTGCTAAGCATGCTAAAAGCTTAACTATTTTATCTAAGGAAAGGGTTATTCAGGAGCTAAGTAAGATTATTATTTCTCCTAATGCATATGAAACTTTAGTAAAAATGGCGGAAATTAATATTACATACTATATAGGGCTTAGGTTAAAGTTAAATTTGCCAGTTTTTAAAAATGTAACGACAATTGCAAAAAAAAAATCCATTTTACCAAATGTTATAGTGCTTTATTCGGTATTGCTAAGCAGTAATGATGTACAGGATTTAAAAGAGATTCTTTCAAATTTACGGTTTAGTAAAGCAATGATTAGAAAGATAGTTAGGTTATGCATTTTTTTTTCTGAATGTCAAAGTAAAAATGCTCTTTTTTTAATAAGAAAATATTGGTTAACAAGGGTAGATAATATTGATGATTATGTTAATTTAGCTTTATTGTTAGGTTGTATTTCTGATGAAGAAGCAAATATGTTTAAGCAGCAAGTTTATGAATTAATACCTAAATTACCAGTCAGTGGTTCTGATCTTAAAGAACTTGGTTTTAAAAAGCAAGCTATTCAAGAAGTATTATTATATCTTAAGCATGCTTGGATAAACAGTGATTTTACTCTTAATAAGCAAGAATTAATTGATTTATTAAAGTTATGA
- a CDS encoding dicarboxylate/amino acid:cation symporter: MMLWQKVILGLILGVITGIAFPEYVDYIKPIGDIFLRLIKMIIAPLIFFSLVSGIVSVNNSDSLGRLGIKATIAFTLTTLFAVLFGIGIAIILKPGVGITIDLPVNHTNVERTKFDVVSFLINIVPDNALGAIVYSNILQVVFLAIFTGITLNKMSNSSTLRQLFSIISKMIMKMISLIILLAPYGAFALTAWVVGNHGIGILFGLSKLMFAIVLAMIMQYLIFGVLIMVFCRISPLPFYRKSIEYQILALSTSSSKASLVTTMDVCKNKLGVSSATTNFILPLGASINMDGFAINLALTTIFFAQVFGVTLQLHDYFVIILMVTIGTIGGAGIPGASLIMLPMVLSAINLPIEGVAILVGIDRILDMLRTVINITGDATITLIIDQSEGTFDEETYYS; the protein is encoded by the coding sequence ATGATGTTATGGCAAAAAGTAATATTAGGTCTTATATTAGGTGTAATAACCGGAATTGCGTTTCCTGAATATGTTGATTATATTAAACCAATAGGTGATATATTTCTACGTTTAATAAAAATGATTATTGCTCCATTGATATTTTTTTCATTAGTATCTGGCATTGTTAGTGTAAATAATTCAGACTCTCTAGGTAGGCTTGGCATTAAAGCTACTATTGCTTTTACATTGACAACTTTATTTGCTGTATTGTTCGGCATTGGAATTGCTATTATTTTAAAGCCTGGGGTAGGCATAACTATTGATTTGCCTGTAAACCATACTAATGTAGAGAGAACAAAATTTGATGTAGTTAGCTTTTTAATAAATATTGTTCCTGATAATGCTTTAGGAGCTATTGTTTACAGTAACATACTACAAGTTGTTTTTTTAGCGATATTTACCGGCATAACTCTTAATAAGATGTCTAACTCATCTACATTACGTCAATTATTTAGTATTATTTCTAAAATGATTATGAAAATGATTTCGTTGATCATTTTATTGGCACCTTATGGAGCATTTGCACTAACTGCATGGGTTGTTGGTAATCATGGTATTGGAATATTATTTGGGTTGTCTAAGCTGATGTTTGCAATAGTGTTAGCAATGATTATGCAATATTTAATTTTTGGTGTATTAATTATGGTGTTTTGTCGTATTTCTCCACTGCCATTTTATAGAAAAAGTATAGAATACCAAATTCTAGCTTTATCTACTAGTAGCAGCAAGGCTAGTTTAGTGACAACTATGGATGTTTGTAAGAATAAATTGGGAGTGTCTAGTGCTACTACTAATTTTATTTTACCATTAGGAGCTTCTATTAATATGGATGGCTTTGCTATTAATCTGGCTTTAACTACAATTTTCTTTGCTCAAGTTTTTGGTGTAACTTTACAGTTACATGATTATTTTGTCATAATATTAATGGTGACAATAGGCACTATTGGTGGGGCAGGTATACCAGGTGCTTCATTAATTATGTTGCCTATGGTTCTTTCAGCTATTAATCTGCCTATTGAAGGGGTGGCAATTTTAGTTGGAATTGATAGAATACTTGATATGCTTAGAACTGTAATTAATATTACAGGAGATGCAACTATTACACTGATTATTGATCAGTCAGAAGGAACTTTTGATGAAGAAACTTATTATTCTTAA